From a region of the Rhipicephalus microplus isolate Deutch F79 chromosome X, USDA_Rmic, whole genome shotgun sequence genome:
- the LOC142775722 gene encoding uncharacterized protein LOC142775722, with protein MQQQRRTASSHSPPLEIAEKAARLSTRKHIIACEAAAPASWKDTALQFSRRARLLFLSRRCFAYPPRRRFCRPDHLRLQSALRSEHLSAAGGQQPKEEAGRNHRARIALPRKRTRREMQERAAELNAKPPPKGTHLVTRILPGLPRRRLLARTPK; from the exons ATGCAGCAGCAGCGCCGCACTGCGTCGTCCCACTCGCCGCCGCTCGAGATTGCCGAGAAAGCCGCACGCTTGTCTACGCGAAAGCACATAATCGCGTGCGAGGCTGCCGCGCCGGCAAGCTGGAAGGACACGGCGCTACAATTTTCTCGGCGAGCGCGGCTCCTTTTCCTCTCGCGGCGCTGTTTTGCTTATCCACCGCGCCGCCGATTCTGCCGCCCAGACCACCTCCGTCTTCAGAGCGCCCTGCGAAG CGAACATCTTTCTGCCGCAGGAGGTCAGCAGCCTAAGGAAGAGGCGGGTCGGAATCATCGTGCCCGCATCGCGTTGCCAAGGAAGAGGACCCGGCGAGAGATGCAAGAGCGCGCCGCAGAACTGAATGCGAAACCGCCACCCAAGGGCACGCACCTCGTTACGCGGATTCTGCCAGGTTTGCCCCGTAGGCGATTGCTCGCGCGTACACCTAAGTAG